From the Paenibacillus sp. FSL H8-0548 genome, one window contains:
- a CDS encoding EAL domain-containing protein encodes MKKCQSSLQLPKGLDLNGETLAAFYQPIIAMDTRRIIGYEVLGRAVKHNSVRSLGPFFCNEQVPEEDHIIVDRILREQAFSKLSLMEEQPMLFINLKPSWIYRYEENGELYTLSLLDKYGINPKRIVIEITEESFSGSTEKLRAVVDIYRARGCMIAIDDVGSGFSDTDRIAQIQPNLLKIDIHMIKKSATHDGYFGVLSSFSDLAEQVGASLLVEGVETREDLVRSIQLGARYVQGFMFARAEPDFLAPDCFATIVEAELEQHLHHYLGSERYWQSQFESLAEQLVKTASRVRFTEHSGEWLEALLPELYHDCIRVYLCNEDGIQLSSNYYRDADMSWQREEQYRGANWSWRPYFVPNLVQLNENRRAIISRAYTDLDSPAWIRTVSVLIAPGLILFMDQKDTERGAQPL; translated from the coding sequence ATGAAGAAGTGCCAATCATCGCTGCAGCTTCCGAAAGGGCTTGATTTAAACGGTGAAACGCTAGCCGCATTTTATCAGCCCATTATAGCGATGGATACAAGACGGATTATAGGGTATGAGGTGCTTGGAAGGGCAGTTAAACATAACTCTGTTCGCAGCCTCGGTCCTTTTTTCTGCAATGAACAGGTCCCGGAAGAGGATCATATTATTGTAGATCGGATACTGCGTGAGCAGGCATTCTCCAAGCTATCGTTAATGGAAGAGCAACCGATGCTCTTTATTAATTTAAAGCCGTCTTGGATCTATCGTTATGAGGAAAACGGAGAGCTTTACACATTGTCCTTGCTTGATAAATATGGAATTAATCCGAAGCGAATTGTCATTGAGATTACAGAAGAAAGCTTTTCAGGTTCCACGGAGAAGCTTCGAGCCGTAGTGGATATCTACAGGGCGAGAGGCTGTATGATTGCGATTGACGATGTCGGCAGCGGCTTTAGCGATACAGACCGCATTGCGCAAATTCAGCCTAATTTACTTAAAATCGATATTCATATGATTAAGAAGAGTGCAACGCATGACGGTTATTTTGGCGTGTTAAGCTCTTTCTCTGATCTAGCGGAGCAAGTAGGAGCGTCATTGCTTGTCGAGGGTGTAGAGACGAGGGAGGATCTGGTTCGCTCTATACAATTAGGGGCTCGTTATGTGCAGGGATTTATGTTTGCGCGAGCAGAGCCTGACTTTCTTGCGCCGGATTGCTTTGCAACGATCGTTGAGGCTGAGCTTGAGCAGCATTTGCATCATTATTTAGGAAGCGAGCGCTATTGGCAAAGCCAATTCGAGAGTCTAGCCGAGCAGCTTGTGAAAACCGCTTCAAGGGTGCGATTCACCGAGCATAGTGGTGAATGGCTCGAGGCACTGCTGCCCGAGCTTTATCATGATTGTATCCGAGTATATTTATGTAACGAGGATGGTATTCAGTTATCATCCAACTATTACCGCGATGCGGATATGAGCTGGCAACGTGAAGAGCAGTATCGCGGTGCGAACTGGAGCTGGCGCCCTTACTTTGTTCCTAATCTGGTACAGTTAAACGAGAATCGACGTGCCATTATTTCTAGAGCGTATACGGATTTGGATTCACCAGCTTGGATCCGGACCGTGTCCGTCTTGATTGCACCGGGACTTATTTTATTTATGGATCAAAAGGATACGGAGCGAGGGGCTCAGCCTCTATGA
- a CDS encoding GNAT family N-acetyltransferase, producing MTNHQGSKHYKRNPLEMTICPMNPLHAQEICSWTYESPYHIYNWPAWEHMQKDGIEFGDPVLRAAQYTAVIDNQQQLIGYAQFFPIAGVTRLGLGIIPALCGQGLGPAFTRLIVAEARRRAPENEIDLEVLTWNTRAVRTYEQAGFHIADTYPHPKSDLCSDCYCMVYEPSEHHRG from the coding sequence ATGACAAATCATCAAGGCTCCAAACATTATAAACGAAATCCGCTCGAAATGACCATATGTCCAATGAATCCCCTGCATGCACAGGAAATATGCAGCTGGACATACGAATCCCCGTATCATATTTATAATTGGCCCGCTTGGGAGCATATGCAAAAGGACGGAATCGAGTTTGGCGATCCCGTCCTGCGTGCAGCGCAATATACAGCCGTTATTGACAATCAGCAGCAGCTGATTGGTTATGCTCAATTTTTCCCTATAGCAGGCGTAACAAGGCTTGGACTCGGAATAATTCCTGCGCTTTGCGGACAAGGCCTAGGGCCCGCTTTCACAAGGCTTATCGTAGCGGAAGCCCGGCGGCGTGCGCCAGAAAATGAAATCGATTTAGAAGTGCTCACTTGGAATACGCGAGCCGTGCGAACTTATGAACAGGCTGGCTTTCATATTGCGGATACCTATCCTCATCCGAAGTCAGACCTCTGCTCCGACTGCTACTGCATGGTATATGAGCCATCTGAGCATCATAGAGGCTGA
- a CDS encoding MFS transporter: MKKLIWLGCLSYLVIGVAHVVGGSILEQLIAHYGLTYKDGGQWIMNQFLGFLVGVLLAPSITARMGKRGAVLLAIGILALSEAAYSLLLPWSWMLAIAPLAGLGFGMTEAVVGAMIIDMAKNGKASAMSKLETFFGVGALLIPIAAAYLIKNNIWQVSFPILAAMAAIIFVMWLTMSFGELDDQLSVSSRSTSEQGKSAAAQRLPSAEGAQTSAFFGYPRKALPFLLLSALFFMLYVGMEMSFSNYLPSILISRSGVGESSAAAVLSLFWGTMVLGRIFAGVLAERMGYSRYLLIATAGASIIFILMAVLGQLSWMLVLVALSGLFFAGIFGIALVYANELIPGMTERTTSLLVAFGGLGGAIFPRLTGWFMDQYNVESTLWYISALVVLMLLLLAAMLVLGRRQVLRRMAIGAEENKAYIS, translated from the coding sequence ATGAAAAAGTTAATTTGGCTTGGCTGCTTGTCTTATTTAGTTATTGGGGTTGCCCATGTGGTAGGCGGGTCTATCCTAGAGCAGCTAATTGCTCATTACGGCCTAACCTATAAAGATGGCGGCCAATGGATTATGAATCAATTTCTTGGTTTTTTAGTCGGTGTGCTGCTGGCGCCGTCCATTACGGCGAGAATGGGCAAGAGGGGAGCTGTGCTGCTTGCTATTGGCATACTGGCGCTTAGCGAAGCGGCTTATAGCTTGCTGCTTCCATGGAGCTGGATGCTTGCGATTGCCCCGCTTGCTGGACTCGGATTTGGGATGACGGAAGCAGTGGTTGGCGCCATGATTATCGATATGGCGAAGAACGGGAAGGCCTCGGCAATGAGTAAGCTGGAAACCTTCTTTGGGGTTGGCGCCTTATTAATCCCGATTGCGGCTGCGTATTTGATCAAAAATAACATATGGCAGGTTTCATTCCCTATACTTGCGGCTATGGCAGCCATTATATTTGTAATGTGGCTGACGATGTCCTTCGGGGAGCTGGATGATCAGCTCAGCGTTAGCTCACGCTCTACTTCGGAGCAAGGGAAAAGTGCGGCAGCTCAGAGATTACCAAGTGCTGAGGGGGCACAAACCTCTGCTTTTTTCGGTTATCCGCGCAAAGCATTGCCTTTTTTACTCCTATCGGCATTGTTTTTTATGCTTTATGTAGGCATGGAAATGAGCTTCTCAAATTACCTGCCATCGATTCTTATTTCCCGCTCGGGAGTAGGGGAGTCTAGTGCTGCTGCTGTACTTAGCTTGTTCTGGGGTACGATGGTGCTGGGCCGCATATTCGCTGGCGTATTGGCTGAACGTATGGGATATTCGCGATATTTGTTGATCGCAACGGCAGGAGCTTCCATTATTTTTATTTTAATGGCTGTCTTAGGGCAACTAAGCTGGATGCTCGTACTGGTTGCGTTAAGCGGATTGTTCTTCGCTGGTATATTCGGAATTGCACTAGTCTACGCTAATGAGCTTATTCCGGGCATGACTGAGCGGACAACGAGCCTGCTGGTCGCTTTCGGCGGGCTTGGAGGAGCTATTTTTCCACGCTTAACCGGCTGGTTTATGGATCAATATAATGTTGAGTCTACATTATGGTATATAAGCGCACTCGTTGTGCTGATGCTTTTACTTTTAGCTGCTATGCTGGTTCTAGGAAGAAGACAAGTGCTGCGAAGAATGGCCATAGGGGCAGAAGAAAACAAAGCCTATATAAGTTGA
- a CDS encoding deoxyribodipyrimidine photo-lyase has translation MYLFIHRKDLRTADLRAFDYLKKKDTPGIHLLIIDPILIGGGRLTSHSGRNFMAQAASLLHSYFNEDRELHVLYGDPALITEALLQAHPIDEVVVHADYTPYARKRDEQLQQVTRSLGRRWMPLADAALADLEAFPAFARRQETYKVFTPFYRMWSSFMLQCYSPMGETTIQQLSTVKELNSTIAQQFELPNSISSALGGTNVEGLPKSLLRLDRFMRERLASYADSRDSFAEELTSGLARFLNTGAISSRHAYEQTQGLPGAEAWHRQLAWRDFYLYQAMYNDDYFRYEQQTDLSALSDKHFEAWTSAATGIPIIDAAMTQLSRTGELPNRLRMVVAMFLTKNLLCPFTLGEQHFRHHLSDYDNTLNRGGWLWCSSLGYDAAPYFRIMNPALQSQTHDPSGSYIRRWLPHLAHLSDKEIHQPQSGAIVDLKASRSRAIEVYKTILK, from the coding sequence ATGTACTTATTCATTCATCGCAAAGATTTGCGTACTGCAGATTTGCGGGCATTTGACTATTTAAAGAAAAAGGATACGCCCGGCATTCATTTGCTCATCATAGATCCCATTTTAATCGGCGGAGGCAGGCTAACCAGCCATAGCGGCAGAAATTTCATGGCACAGGCCGCATCTTTGCTGCACAGCTATTTTAACGAGGACAGGGAGCTTCATGTGCTCTATGGGGACCCTGCCTTAATAACAGAGGCGCTTCTGCAAGCCCACCCCATTGACGAGGTTGTGGTCCATGCAGACTACACGCCTTATGCCCGTAAGCGGGACGAGCAGTTGCAGCAGGTTACTCGTAGTCTAGGGCGTCGCTGGATGCCCCTTGCAGATGCAGCACTTGCTGATCTCGAGGCTTTCCCAGCATTCGCGCGTCGACAAGAGACCTACAAGGTGTTTACCCCCTTCTACCGGATGTGGAGCAGCTTTATGCTGCAATGCTATAGTCCGATGGGCGAAACAACGATACAGCAGCTTTCAACTGTAAAAGAATTGAACAGCACTATTGCACAGCAGTTTGAGCTGCCTAATTCCATATCCTCTGCACTGGGCGGTACGAACGTTGAGGGATTGCCCAAATCGCTGCTGAGGCTCGATCGCTTCATGCGTGAACGTCTTGCTTCCTATGCAGATAGCCGTGATTCCTTTGCAGAGGAGCTTACGAGCGGGCTCGCTCGCTTCTTGAATACAGGCGCGATCTCGTCGCGTCACGCTTATGAGCAAACACAGGGCTTGCCCGGAGCTGAAGCATGGCATCGCCAGCTTGCATGGAGAGATTTCTATTTGTATCAAGCCATGTATAATGATGATTATTTCAGGTACGAGCAGCAAACAGATCTGTCTGCCTTGTCAGATAAGCATTTTGAAGCATGGACTTCCGCTGCAACAGGTATTCCGATTATCGATGCCGCAATGACCCAGTTAAGCCGTACAGGAGAACTGCCAAATCGCTTGCGAATGGTTGTAGCGATGTTCTTAACCAAAAACCTGCTCTGCCCCTTTACGCTCGGGGAGCAGCATTTCCGTCATCATCTCAGCGATTATGACAATACACTTAACCGCGGAGGCTGGCTATGGTGCTCTTCGCTCGGCTACGATGCTGCGCCTTATTTCCGAATTATGAATCCAGCACTTCAGTCGCAAACGCATGATCCCAGCGGCAGCTACATCCGGCGCTGGCTGCCTCATTTGGCTCATCTGTCTGATAAAGAGATACATCAGCCACAAAGCGGCGCTATCGTAGATTTAAAAGCATCTCGCTCTAGAGCCATTGAGGTATACAAAACGATACTCAAGTAA
- a CDS encoding C40 family peptidase: protein MKKVTALLMGLVLLLAFQAGSAFADSKLNGFIDGVIGTPYKSGGTSSKGFDCSGFTSYVFTKMGIELPRTSVAQSKAGTKVDKTDLIPGDLVFFDTVGGNNSSVSHVGIYIGDGKFAHSSSSRGVVTDKLNSSYYETRFVTARRVMNDESFEAFANEK, encoded by the coding sequence TTGAAAAAGGTTACCGCATTACTAATGGGTCTCGTACTCCTTCTTGCTTTTCAAGCGGGAAGCGCGTTCGCAGATTCAAAACTGAACGGATTTATCGATGGTGTGATTGGTACCCCGTACAAGAGCGGTGGAACATCGTCGAAAGGCTTTGATTGCTCTGGATTTACAAGCTATGTGTTCACTAAAATGGGCATCGAGCTTCCACGTACTTCCGTTGCGCAATCCAAAGCAGGCACGAAGGTCGATAAGACTGATCTAATTCCGGGAGATCTTGTGTTTTTTGACACCGTTGGTGGCAACAATAGCAGTGTATCCCACGTTGGCATTTACATTGGAGACGGTAAGTTTGCTCATTCATCCTCGAGCAGAGGTGTTGTAACAGACAAACTGAACTCTTCCTATTATGAAACTCGTTTTGTGACTGCTCGTCGTGTCATGAATGATGAGTCTTTCGAAGCATTTGCTAACGAAAAATAG
- a CDS encoding M1 family metallopeptidase — MTPRNSKKILLVLLAVVMLGLSVQYGFGTAWQSQYTYAFAPAASAKQTPAPAQNSAKPPSVQEPNTVLTPTPQELSKRVVEYHISVHLLDDAKILNGDQTVTWTNPGKKAVAELYFHLYPNAFQSDKTTFMKESGGKLRQDKATTNSQGYMKLLTLETLEGESLLPRLQFVQPDDGNTDDFSLAKIRLPEPVAPGKSVTLHMAYEVKLPEVFARMGYSGNFVMAGQWFPKIAVYETAGTRGRTAEGWNVHQYHGNSEFYSDFGIYSVRIKVPEAYTVAATGFQTKAIEMKDQMKIYQFYADDVHDFAWSASPDFVYEETAYSDTGIPGVRIKLYLDPAHAALKDRYMHAAKSALSSYAKWYGEYPYSTLSIVVPPKGANGAGGMEYPTLITAFAAEKENPGYNLERTVVHEIGHQYWYGMVASNEFEEAWLDEGFTSYAEDKVMETTYGLESNLRIEASYMTDPAPLKQPSWAYGSHTQYAENVYMRAKLVLIGIENQVGSRTMQKILRTYFQKYKFKHPSSADFQRVVEQVTKTKWHDYFSQYVYDDQMADFSIESIHVRPVTQEGDQLYESVVLVKKNGGSNGEIKIVLQFTDGTKMTKLWSGEESHIQYKELHTAPLQWAVVDPNYSNVLDNKLINNYMQAKLPEEKRTRWSLGVVKLVEGLLGSLSW; from the coding sequence ATGACTCCACGCAATTCCAAAAAAATTTTACTCGTATTACTCGCAGTCGTCATGCTCGGCTTATCTGTGCAGTACGGCTTCGGGACTGCTTGGCAATCCCAATATACTTATGCCTTCGCCCCTGCCGCGAGTGCCAAGCAAACCCCTGCGCCTGCCCAAAACTCGGCCAAGCCGCCCAGCGTGCAGGAGCCAAATACGGTTCTGACGCCTACACCTCAAGAGCTTAGCAAACGTGTCGTTGAGTATCATATCAGTGTTCATTTACTTGACGATGCAAAAATATTAAATGGCGATCAGACCGTAACCTGGACGAACCCTGGCAAAAAAGCTGTGGCCGAGCTTTATTTCCACCTGTATCCCAACGCCTTTCAGTCAGACAAAACAACGTTTATGAAAGAGTCCGGCGGCAAGCTCCGCCAAGACAAAGCAACTACGAACAGCCAAGGCTATATGAAGCTGCTGACGTTAGAAACACTAGAAGGAGAGAGCCTCCTGCCGCGCCTCCAATTCGTGCAGCCTGATGATGGGAATACCGACGATTTCAGCTTAGCCAAAATCCGCTTGCCAGAGCCTGTTGCTCCAGGCAAATCGGTTACCCTTCATATGGCTTACGAGGTAAAGCTGCCGGAAGTGTTCGCTCGCATGGGGTATTCAGGCAATTTTGTCATGGCGGGACAATGGTTTCCCAAAATCGCTGTATACGAAACTGCAGGCACGCGAGGCCGGACAGCTGAAGGCTGGAATGTCCATCAGTATCATGGAAACTCCGAGTTTTACAGCGACTTTGGCATATACAGCGTGCGAATAAAAGTACCCGAAGCCTACACAGTCGCAGCTACCGGATTCCAGACGAAGGCCATTGAAATGAAAGATCAAATGAAGATTTATCAATTTTATGCCGATGATGTGCACGACTTCGCTTGGTCTGCTTCACCTGACTTTGTTTATGAGGAGACCGCTTACTCCGATACGGGCATACCCGGCGTTCGTATTAAGCTGTATCTAGACCCTGCGCATGCCGCCCTTAAGGATCGTTACATGCATGCAGCTAAATCAGCGTTGTCGAGCTATGCCAAATGGTATGGCGAGTATCCTTACAGCACGCTGTCTATCGTCGTACCCCCGAAAGGAGCGAACGGAGCCGGCGGCATGGAATATCCCACACTGATTACTGCATTCGCTGCCGAGAAAGAAAATCCCGGCTACAATCTGGAGCGTACCGTCGTCCATGAAATCGGCCATCAATACTGGTATGGCATGGTTGCCAGCAATGAATTCGAGGAGGCATGGCTCGATGAAGGCTTTACGTCCTATGCTGAGGATAAAGTAATGGAGACTACTTACGGTCTCGAGTCTAATCTACGCATAGAAGCCAGCTATATGACCGATCCCGCTCCGCTCAAGCAGCCATCTTGGGCATATGGCAGCCATACACAATATGCCGAGAACGTTTATATGCGAGCCAAGCTGGTGCTTATCGGTATTGAGAATCAGGTCGGATCACGAACAATGCAGAAGATATTACGTACCTATTTCCAAAAATATAAGTTCAAGCATCCCTCCAGCGCAGATTTCCAGCGTGTTGTCGAGCAGGTAACCAAGACCAAATGGCATGATTATTTCAGCCAATATGTATACGACGACCAAATGGCCGACTTCTCCATCGAATCTATACATGTTCGTCCCGTTACGCAGGAAGGGGATCAGCTTTACGAATCGGTTGTTCTCGTCAAGAAGAACGGCGGCAGCAATGGCGAAATCAAAATCGTGCTGCAATTTACCGATGGTACAAAAATGACGAAGCTTTGGAGCGGCGAAGAGTCCCATATTCAATATAAGGAGCTGCATACTGCCCCGCTTCAATGGGCTGTCGTCGATCCGAATTACAGCAACGTACTCGACAATAAGCTCATTAACAACTATATGCAGGCTAAGCTGCCTGAAGAAAAGCGTACTAGATGGAGCCTTGGCGTAGTCAAGCTGGTTGAAGGGCTGCTCGGATCGCTTAGCTGGTAA
- a CDS encoding YwhD family protein: MTEEQGQPAQPEKKEKKSLTLNVVSSKKHKGFGSGSIDLSAVACVIIDEGVAYIDVGAMHAKSKVERGIKFTPNKEDTPNGRQCWIVWVAVDRNEEGSYYAGVTACEMLIDSEAKRGWKILPDHVNKLDQSLKRRYVLDELGDVERTALNKLLVEHNPEWWDRSPEELKHALTV; the protein is encoded by the coding sequence ATGACGGAAGAACAAGGACAACCAGCTCAGCCTGAGAAAAAAGAAAAGAAATCACTGACGCTCAACGTTGTGAGCAGCAAAAAACATAAAGGCTTTGGATCAGGTTCGATCGATTTGAGCGCTGTAGCCTGTGTCATTATTGATGAGGGAGTTGCTTATATCGACGTTGGCGCGATGCATGCCAAGAGCAAGGTGGAGCGCGGAATTAAGTTCACGCCAAATAAAGAGGACACGCCAAACGGCCGCCAGTGCTGGATCGTCTGGGTAGCGGTCGACCGTAATGAGGAAGGCTCTTATTATGCTGGGGTAACAGCGTGTGAAATGCTGATTGATTCGGAGGCAAAACGTGGATGGAAGATACTTCCTGATCATGTTAATAAGCTGGATCAATCGCTTAAACGCCGCTATGTGCTAGATGAGCTGGGTGATGTTGAACGTACGGCACTTAACAAGCTGCTTGTTGAGCACAACCCGGAGTGGTGGGATCGTTCGCCGGAAGAGCTAAAGCATGCTTTAACGGTTTAG
- a CDS encoding sigma-70 family RNA polymerase sigma factor, whose amino-acid sequence MRAVQKGGPEHYGPFVKAYGPYIYRTVFAVLHSPHDAEDITQEVLLQIYRSLPECRLDGLKTWITRIAVNRAIDFRRSKARRPEELLDSEVIAERLQEDTGGISSAELLAIEQSDRQRVRERVDEMPDNYREVITAYYMEDKSYEQIAAETGLERKSVESRLYRARNWMKRHWRKEDFE is encoded by the coding sequence ATCAGAGCGGTACAGAAGGGCGGGCCCGAGCATTATGGTCCTTTCGTAAAGGCGTATGGTCCGTATATATATAGAACAGTCTTCGCAGTGCTTCATTCGCCGCATGATGCGGAGGATATTACGCAGGAAGTGCTGCTGCAAATTTATCGCTCCCTTCCGGAATGCCGTCTGGATGGGTTGAAGACGTGGATTACCCGTATTGCTGTTAATCGGGCAATTGATTTCAGGCGAAGTAAAGCTAGAAGGCCTGAGGAGCTGCTCGACAGCGAAGTGATAGCGGAGAGGCTGCAAGAGGACACTGGAGGAATTTCATCAGCAGAGCTGTTGGCTATCGAGCAGTCGGATAGGCAGCGGGTGCGCGAGAGGGTAGATGAAATGCCGGATAACTATCGCGAGGTCATCACCGCGTATTATATGGAAGATAAATCGTACGAACAGATCGCAGCCGAAACCGGACTGGAGCGCAAAAGCGTGGAGTCCAGATTGTACCGTGCTAGAAACTGGATGAAGCGCCATTGGCGGAAGGAGGATTTCGAGTGA
- a CDS encoding GNAT family N-acetyltransferase — protein MITISILLRPLQLPDDYEQLAQLLNQVWSEPTSAKRLLEDDQKLYEVGHTWLDENGLLAGYDRERLAAVNEEGEIVGYAWSWRAPWTEPGYLCNTLIVAEAYRKQGIGQRLLQHISEWALNIGASGLMTEIWDDNEDARQFAIQRAFVIDRHAFQSVLSIDNQEGQLAAALPDFPEIDNLRFLTLADEPGEESELKLYELYKETLIDIPGFLGEVPEQSEWRKWYLQVDGYAPERVIIAADGDNFVGVTNVLLNAKTNGMYHEYTGVSRAYRGKKVALALKLKAIQLARRENAAYLRTDNDSANEPILSINRKLGYFPLRGSYRVLAPLDQVIQRLNMSVPR, from the coding sequence GTGATCACAATATCCATTCTTCTTCGCCCCCTGCAGCTGCCCGATGACTATGAGCAGCTTGCCCAATTACTAAACCAGGTTTGGTCCGAGCCAACCTCGGCAAAGCGGCTCTTAGAGGATGATCAGAAGCTATATGAGGTTGGCCATACTTGGCTGGATGAAAACGGACTACTCGCTGGCTACGATCGAGAACGTCTAGCAGCAGTTAATGAAGAAGGGGAAATTGTGGGGTACGCTTGGTCATGGCGAGCCCCTTGGACAGAGCCGGGCTATTTATGCAATACGCTCATTGTTGCGGAAGCGTACCGCAAACAAGGAATCGGACAGCGACTGCTGCAGCATATTTCGGAATGGGCTTTAAACATCGGCGCTTCTGGTCTTATGACAGAAATATGGGACGACAACGAGGATGCTCGGCAATTTGCAATTCAGCGAGCTTTTGTCATCGACCGCCATGCCTTTCAATCCGTCCTGAGCATAGACAATCAAGAGGGACAGCTAGCAGCGGCTTTGCCCGATTTTCCCGAGATAGACAATCTTCGCTTTCTAACGCTTGCGGATGAGCCTGGCGAGGAAAGCGAGCTCAAGCTCTATGAGCTTTACAAGGAAACGCTCATAGATATTCCGGGATTTCTAGGAGAGGTGCCTGAGCAGAGCGAATGGCGAAAATGGTATTTGCAGGTCGATGGTTATGCCCCTGAACGAGTCATTATTGCTGCTGACGGCGATAACTTTGTTGGGGTTACAAATGTTCTACTAAATGCGAAGACCAACGGCATGTATCATGAATATACTGGCGTAAGCCGAGCGTACCGCGGCAAGAAGGTTGCACTGGCACTGAAGTTAAAAGCGATTCAGCTTGCCAGACGTGAAAACGCTGCTTACCTTCGAACGGACAACGATTCGGCCAATGAACCCATTCTTAGCATTAACAGGAAGCTTGGGTACTTTCCGCTTCGCGGCTCCTATCGAGTACTCGCACCACTAGATCAAGTAATACAACGGTTGAACATGTCTGTGCCAAGGTGA
- the cyoD gene encoding cytochrome o ubiquinol oxidase subunit IV, with protein MSNPNTHEAQHDSHGGSMKAYVIGFLFSIILTIIPLVVVMNDLLNKTATTVLILVMAILQFIVQLVFFMHIRDEEKPRYNLMALIFGLVILLTIVAGSIWIMTYNTVG; from the coding sequence ATGAGTAACCCTAACACGCATGAAGCTCAGCACGATTCCCATGGCGGATCGATGAAGGCCTATGTTATTGGCTTTCTCTTCTCCATCATTCTGACGATTATTCCACTAGTTGTAGTCATGAATGATCTGCTGAACAAAACCGCTACGACAGTTCTCATTCTCGTAATGGCTATCCTGCAGTTCATTGTTCAGCTTGTCTTCTTTATGCATATTCGAGACGAGGAGAAGCCGCGCTACAACCTCATGGCGCTTATCTTCGGACTTGTCATATTGCTGACGATCGTTGCTGGCTCCATCTGGATTATGACTTACAATACGGTAGGCTAA
- the cyoC gene encoding cytochrome o ubiquinol oxidase subunit III, with protein MAHAVSKPAGAHGGHGGGHHDEHHDQESMKTFGFWLFLITDVILFGTLFATFVVLRFSTDGGPTGGELIELNGIIISTFILLTSSFTSGLAVLQMNKGNKQGLILWLAITALLGASFIYLEVTEFVHLVHEGANIGTSAYWSAFFVLVGTHGLHVSVGLVWMVALMLQLSRRGITPVTKRKVGIISLYWHFLDVVWIFVFTIVYLMGVM; from the coding sequence ATGGCACATGCAGTATCCAAGCCAGCAGGAGCGCATGGCGGTCATGGCGGCGGTCACCATGACGAGCATCACGATCAAGAATCAATGAAAACGTTCGGCTTCTGGCTGTTTCTTATAACTGACGTAATTTTATTCGGCACATTATTTGCTACATTCGTTGTCCTTCGTTTCAGTACGGACGGAGGGCCAACGGGCGGCGAGTTGATTGAGCTAAACGGGATTATCATCTCCACCTTCATTCTCCTGACCAGCAGCTTTACAAGCGGTCTGGCTGTTCTTCAGATGAACAAGGGCAATAAGCAAGGGCTTATTCTATGGCTTGCCATTACGGCTTTGCTTGGCGCATCATTTATTTATCTAGAAGTAACCGAGTTCGTGCATCTCGTGCATGAGGGTGCCAACATCGGAACAAGTGCTTACTGGTCTGCTTTCTTTGTTCTAGTCGGGACTCACGGCCTTCACGTATCGGTCGGGCTCGTCTGGATGGTCGCACTGATGCTTCAGTTGAGTCGCCGCGGCATTACGCCAGTTACGAAGCGCAAGGTCGGCATCATTAGCTTGTACTGGCATTTCTTGGACGTTGTATGGATTTTTGTATTCACGATTGTTTACTTGATGGGGGTGATGTAG